Proteins from one Pseudomonas sp. KBS0710 genomic window:
- a CDS encoding carboxymuconolactone decarboxylase family protein — protein sequence MSRVPLLTPETAPEAAKPFLENALKGSGFIPNLLAVLANAPAALETYITVSGLNAKSELTLADREVVQLIAATTHGCDFCVAGHTAVARNKAKLPEDVIDALRQRGELPNARYETLAAFTREVIATRGDVSDAGFEAFRAAGYTDGQALEVILGVSLATLCNFANVFARTPLNPELAQYRWEKPAS from the coding sequence ATGTCCCGTGTACCGTTGCTCACCCCCGAAACCGCCCCGGAAGCGGCCAAGCCCTTCCTGGAAAATGCCCTCAAAGGCTCGGGTTTCATCCCCAACCTGCTCGCCGTGTTGGCCAATGCACCGGCGGCGCTGGAAACCTACATCACCGTGTCCGGGCTCAACGCCAAGTCGGAGCTGACCCTCGCCGACCGCGAAGTGGTGCAATTGATTGCCGCCACCACCCACGGCTGCGATTTCTGTGTGGCCGGCCACACCGCTGTCGCGCGCAATAAAGCCAAGCTGCCCGAAGACGTGATTGACGCCCTGCGCCAGCGCGGTGAATTGCCCAACGCCCGGTATGAGACACTCGCCGCCTTCACCCGTGAAGTGATCGCCACCCGTGGCGATGTCAGCGACGCGGGTTTTGAAGCGTTCCGCGCCGCCGGTTATACCGATGGCCAGGCGCTGGAAGTTATTTTGGGCGTCAGCCTGGCAACCCTGTGCAACTTCGCTAACGTGTTTGCCCGTACCCCGCTGAATCCGGAACTGGCGCAATACCGTTGGGAAAAACCGGCAAGCTGA
- a CDS encoding acyl-CoA dehydrogenase family protein: MLDPILSRWLDVQAQALDVGSCDPQEVLPRLAESNVLSIGVPKALGGLGGDVTGAVEAIANVASHSLAAAFVCWGQRSFIEYLLQSPNERLREQLLPDLLSGKLAGATGLSNAMKFLSGIETLQISAEPTEDGWTLNGRLHWVTNLRKNGFVAAAAIEHAGGGAPFILAIPDSVAGLQRSRDLELMGLQSSNTAALGLEGVELSRDWLLHEDARKFLPAVRPAFLGLQCGMSIGLARRSLAEVANHLGSSRTVLRDELEALRATLDHLVTELKSGLLAGRFAAEPVPLFKLRIALAETAASAVQLELQASGGKAYLTAHGSGFARRWRESAFVPIVTPSLVQLRTELHRQANL, encoded by the coding sequence ATGCTTGACCCAATCTTGAGCCGTTGGCTCGATGTTCAAGCGCAGGCCCTGGATGTGGGCAGTTGCGATCCACAGGAAGTGCTGCCAAGGCTGGCAGAGTCGAATGTATTAAGTATCGGCGTGCCCAAGGCGCTGGGCGGCCTGGGCGGTGATGTGACCGGCGCGGTGGAAGCCATTGCCAATGTGGCCAGCCATTCCCTGGCGGCCGCGTTTGTGTGCTGGGGCCAGCGCTCTTTTATCGAATATTTGTTGCAGAGCCCGAATGAGAGGCTGCGCGAGCAACTGTTGCCGGACCTGCTCAGCGGCAAACTGGCCGGGGCCACCGGGCTGTCGAACGCGATGAAGTTTTTGTCCGGCATCGAGACCCTGCAAATCAGCGCGGAGCCGACCGAAGACGGTTGGACCCTTAATGGCCGCCTGCACTGGGTGACCAACCTGCGCAAGAACGGTTTTGTTGCGGCGGCGGCGATTGAGCATGCCGGCGGCGGCGCGCCGTTTATCCTGGCCATCCCGGATTCGGTCGCAGGGCTGCAGCGTTCGCGTGACCTGGAACTGATGGGCCTGCAATCGAGCAACACGGCGGCCCTGGGCCTGGAAGGCGTGGAGCTGAGCCGCGACTGGTTGCTGCATGAAGATGCACGCAAGTTCCTGCCGGCCGTACGCCCGGCGTTCCTGGGGTTGCAATGTGGCATGTCCATCGGCCTGGCGCGGCGCTCCCTGGCGGAGGTGGCCAACCACCTGGGCTCATCACGTACGGTGTTGCGTGACGAGCTGGAAGCCTTGCGAGCGACCCTGGATCACCTGGTCACAGAACTCAAAAGTGGCCTGTTGGCCGGTCGTTTTGCCGCTGAGCCGGTGCCCTTGTTCAAACTGCGCATCGCCCTGGCCGAAACCGCCGCCAGCGCGGTGCAGTTGGAACTCCAGGCCAGCGGCGGCAAGGCCTACCTCACCGCCCATGGCAGTGGCTTTGCACGGCGCTGGCGCGAGTCGGCCTTTGTGCCGATTGTGACGCCCAGCCTGGTGCAGCTGCGCACCGAGCTGCACCGTCAGGCCAATCTATGA
- a CDS encoding fe2+ zn2+ uptake regulation protein, which translates to MYNPQPPTDGHSPAADANYGGAQAFGKAPEHGNQRIRHLLKCFGLRTSLIRLKVIDALLTAADNQRTLGVRGVHSHLLELGIPLSFLSVREVLKRLCSEGVITLNADKSYSLHAEAAKVLDGRA; encoded by the coding sequence ATGTACAACCCGCAACCGCCCACGGATGGACATTCACCTGCTGCCGACGCCAATTACGGCGGCGCACAAGCGTTCGGCAAAGCGCCGGAGCACGGCAACCAGCGTATCCGCCATTTGCTCAAGTGCTTCGGTTTGCGCACCAGCCTGATCCGGCTGAAGGTCATCGACGCCCTGCTCACCGCCGCCGACAACCAGCGCACATTGGGCGTGCGCGGCGTGCACAGCCATTTGCTCGAGCTGGGCATTCCGTTGTCGTTTCTCAGCGTGCGTGAGGTGCTCAAGCGCCTGTGCAGCGAGGGCGTGATCACCCTCAATGCCGATAAAAGCTACAGCCTCCATGCAGAGGCTGCCAAAGTGCTCGACGGTCGTGCCTGA
- a CDS encoding calcium-binding protein, with product MLSLYAYAPATARHLVPSVEPVKPTRSPYDPPSDLAPGARDVRTHELLKKGDVTFSREITWSTVGSDKPKIVSNRLVVESGNDADKIQVRSWPGDKLQFLVNGQSYVLDALAQKGPQQSLLIKTNGGGDSVIIDPDVKHTVEIQGGDGDDDLQAGGGPTGLFGQGGDDSLRLGSGSGYAEGNDGDDIIRGGSGNTIMLGNNGNDRLYAGFGDAHKNNILQGGDGDDSLYAGSGDNHLQGGGGDDHLVGHDRTSFYTGEGHDRIWNKQSQDRIVTAPTGNPDKAGA from the coding sequence ATGCTCTCTCTTTACGCTTACGCCCCAGCAACCGCGCGTCACCTTGTACCCAGCGTCGAGCCGGTCAAACCCACACGCTCCCCCTATGACCCACCTTCTGACCTGGCGCCAGGCGCACGAGACGTTAGGACACATGAACTGCTCAAAAAGGGCGATGTGACCTTCAGCCGGGAAATTACCTGGAGCACCGTGGGTTCCGACAAGCCCAAAATTGTGTCAAATCGGCTTGTGGTTGAAAGCGGCAATGATGCCGACAAGATTCAGGTGCGCAGTTGGCCTGGTGACAAGTTGCAGTTCCTCGTCAATGGCCAATCGTATGTGCTCGACGCCCTGGCACAAAAAGGCCCGCAACAGAGCCTATTGATCAAGACCAATGGCGGCGGCGACAGCGTTATCATCGACCCTGACGTCAAGCATACGGTGGAAATCCAGGGTGGCGACGGCGACGACGACCTTCAAGCCGGCGGTGGCCCTACCGGGCTCTTTGGACAAGGCGGCGACGACAGCCTACGGTTGGGCAGCGGCTCTGGCTATGCCGAAGGTAATGACGGCGACGACATAATCCGCGGCGGCAGCGGCAACACCATTATGCTCGGCAATAACGGCAACGACCGCCTGTATGCCGGGTTCGGCGATGCGCACAAAAACAACATACTGCAGGGTGGCGACGGCGACGACAGCCTTTATGCCGGCAGCGGGGACAATCATCTACAAGGAGGCGGCGGCGATGACCACTTGGTAGGGCATGACCGCACGTCCTTTTACACGGGCGAAGGTCACGACCGCATCTGGAATAAACAAAGCCAGGACCGCATTGTCACCGCACCCACCGGAAATCCCGACAAAGCCGGCGCGTAG
- a CDS encoding AraC family transcriptional regulator: MNSSSSLVDWLLDSLELNTSLFHVGRYCGAWHASTHGLASASFHLIVQGQCWLHIDGEPLPQHLNNGDAVFLLRDLEYRLSGEATAEAAQECPRRPMLALDSNADDGVGLVCGFFHFHSGLSAMIVDSLPAWIVLRAGDPSLTAARNLFELILQECERVPAPSSALLERLCHLLFLYVLRQQVIDNTELGGLAALGRQPAFAELLEQLIARPADPWTLESMAACTGLSRSAFFKRFSELCGQSPGHVLLMMRMRHACRLFKQDMTVADVSLAVGYQSVAAFTRAFHKTTGQQPGAYRKGQWHN; the protein is encoded by the coding sequence ATGAATTCGTCCAGTTCTCTCGTTGATTGGTTATTAGACAGCCTCGAACTCAACACCAGCCTGTTCCATGTCGGCCGCTATTGCGGTGCCTGGCATGCCAGCACCCACGGGCTGGCCAGCGCGAGTTTCCACCTGATTGTGCAGGGCCAATGCTGGTTGCATATTGACGGCGAACCCCTTCCCCAACACCTGAATAATGGTGATGCGGTGTTTCTGCTGCGTGACCTCGAGTATCGGCTGTCTGGCGAGGCCACGGCCGAAGCCGCGCAGGAATGCCCGCGCCGACCGATGCTGGCGCTGGACAGCAACGCCGACGACGGCGTCGGCCTGGTCTGCGGCTTTTTTCACTTCCATTCCGGTTTGTCGGCGATGATCGTCGACAGCTTGCCCGCCTGGATTGTCTTGCGCGCCGGCGACCCATCACTGACCGCCGCGCGCAACCTCTTCGAATTGATCCTGCAAGAGTGCGAGCGCGTCCCGGCGCCCTCCTCGGCATTGCTTGAGCGCTTGTGCCATTTATTGTTTCTGTATGTGCTGCGCCAGCAGGTTATCGATAACACCGAACTGGGCGGTTTGGCCGCACTGGGCCGCCAACCGGCGTTCGCCGAGTTGCTGGAACAATTGATCGCCCGTCCGGCAGACCCATGGACCCTGGAAAGCATGGCAGCCTGCACCGGCTTGTCGCGCTCGGCATTTTTCAAGCGCTTCAGCGAGCTGTGCGGGCAGTCGCCGGGGCACGTGCTGTTGATGATGCGCATGCGCCATGCATGCCGCCTGTTCAAACAGGACATGACCGTGGCCGATGTGTCACTGGCGGTGGGCTACCAATCGGTGGCGGCATTTACTCGCGCGTTCCACAAAACCACCGGCCAGCAACCTGGGGCTTATCGCAAAGGTCAATGGCATAACTGA
- a CDS encoding methyl-accepting chemotaxis protein, producing MIGEVTQATGAMSSSLAQLQQTSAHTNQILVRHASETDQTVTAITEMSSTADTVAQNAAQTASFTQRANEHADRSRVVVGEASTSVSALIGEVASATHTVEAMRQDAARITETLGVIGAIAGQTNLLALNAAIEAARAGEQGRGFAVVADEVRALAARTQASTSQINEMLARLTTGVSSSVAAMENTQASCQSAADATARVNTGLDEMAGSVSHINNLSTQIATAAEQQSAVTEEINRSMVQIRQMVDELVESGHATQTNTQSLLDANGRVIALMSRFKVR from the coding sequence ATGATTGGTGAGGTGACCCAGGCCACGGGCGCCATGTCGTCAAGCCTGGCGCAGCTGCAACAGACCTCGGCCCATACCAACCAGATCCTGGTGCGCCACGCCTCGGAGACCGACCAGACCGTCACCGCCATCACCGAAATGAGCTCGACTGCCGACACCGTGGCGCAAAACGCGGCGCAAACTGCCTCGTTCACCCAGCGCGCCAACGAGCATGCCGACCGCTCGCGCGTGGTGGTCGGCGAAGCGTCCACCAGTGTCAGCGCCTTGATCGGCGAAGTCGCCAGCGCCACCCACACCGTGGAGGCCATGCGCCAGGACGCTGCACGCATCACCGAAACCCTCGGCGTGATCGGCGCGATTGCCGGCCAGACCAACCTGCTGGCCCTCAACGCCGCCATTGAAGCAGCGCGGGCCGGCGAGCAAGGTCGTGGTTTTGCGGTGGTGGCCGATGAAGTGCGGGCGCTGGCGGCACGCACCCAGGCCAGCACCTCGCAGATCAACGAGATGCTCGCGCGCCTGACCACGGGCGTGAGTTCGTCGGTGGCGGCCATGGAAAACACCCAGGCCAGTTGCCAGTCGGCGGCGGATGCCACGGCGCGGGTGAACACCGGGCTGGATGAGATGGCCGGTTCCGTCAGCCATATCAACAACCTCAGCACCCAGATCGCCACGGCCGCCGAACAGCAAAGCGCGGTGACCGAGGAGATCAACCGCAGCATGGTGCAGATCCGACAGATGGTCGACGAGTTGGTAGAAAGCGGCCATGCCACGCAAACCAACACCCAAAGCCTGCTGGACGCCAATGGCCGAGTGATTGCATTGATGAGCCGCTTCAAGGTGCGCTGA
- a CDS encoding ABC transporter substrate-binding protein — protein sequence MCLDDLTHSRRDFLKLSAVLSAAGALPLLSSLQARAASEPDAPVRIGYLPITDATPLLVAHNNGLFEAEGIKAERPVLLRSWAQVIEAFISGQVNVIHLLSPMTVWARYGSKVPAKVVAWNHVGGSGLTVSPGITEVKQLGGKSVAIPFWYSIHNVVVQQLFRDNGLTPVARAAGSAIAANEVNLIVLPPSDMPPALASKRIDGYIVAEPFNALAENLKVGRVQRFTGDVWRNHACCVVFMHEHDLTNRPEWSQKVVNAIVKAQVWTRENREEAVKLLSKDGPNRYTPHAEPVLSKVLAPAAADRAAYLADGAIQHANWDEHRIDFQPYPFPSYTEELVRRLKDTLIEGDKKFLADLDPAFVAKDLVDDRFVRNAIESVGGMKTFGLPDGYERHEEIGV from the coding sequence ATGTGTCTGGATGACCTTACGCACTCGCGCCGTGACTTTCTCAAACTCTCGGCAGTACTCAGTGCTGCCGGTGCCTTGCCATTGTTGAGCAGCCTGCAAGCCCGCGCCGCCAGCGAACCGGACGCGCCAGTGCGCATTGGCTACCTACCCATTACCGACGCCACGCCGCTGTTGGTTGCGCATAACAACGGCTTGTTCGAGGCCGAAGGCATCAAGGCCGAACGCCCGGTGCTGTTGCGCAGTTGGGCGCAGGTGATCGAGGCGTTTATTTCCGGGCAGGTCAACGTGATTCACTTGCTGTCGCCGATGACGGTATGGGCGCGCTACGGCAGCAAGGTGCCGGCCAAAGTCGTGGCCTGGAACCATGTCGGCGGTTCGGGCCTGACGGTCTCGCCGGGCATTACCGAGGTGAAGCAGCTGGGCGGCAAGTCGGTGGCGATTCCGTTCTGGTATTCGATCCACAACGTGGTGGTGCAGCAACTGTTCCGCGACAACGGCCTCACGCCGGTGGCGCGTGCCGCCGGCTCTGCGATTGCGGCCAATGAGGTCAACCTGATTGTGTTGCCGCCTTCGGACATGCCGCCTGCATTGGCGAGCAAACGCATCGACGGCTATATCGTCGCCGAGCCGTTCAACGCCCTGGCGGAAAACCTCAAGGTCGGTCGCGTGCAGCGCTTTACTGGCGATGTGTGGCGCAACCATGCGTGCTGCGTGGTGTTCATGCACGAGCATGACCTGACCAACCGCCCGGAGTGGTCGCAGAAGGTGGTCAATGCCATCGTCAAGGCGCAGGTGTGGACTCGCGAGAACCGCGAAGAGGCGGTGAAGCTGCTGTCCAAGGACGGCCCGAACCGCTACACCCCGCACGCTGAGCCGGTGTTGAGCAAGGTGCTGGCCCCGGCCGCCGCCGACCGCGCCGCTTACCTGGCTGACGGTGCGATCCAGCACGCCAATTGGGATGAGCATCGCATCGACTTCCAACCGTACCCATTCCCCAGCTACACCGAGGAACTGGTGCGGCGCCTGAAGGACACGTTGATCGAGGGCGACAAGAAATTCCTCGCTGACCTGGACCCAGCCTTCGTGGCCAAAGATCTGGTGGACGACCGCTTTGTGCGCAACGCCATCGAATCCGTGGGCGGCATGAAAACCTTCGGCTTGCCCGATGGTTACGAACGGCACGAGGAGATCGGCGTTTGA
- a CDS encoding ABC transporter ATP-binding protein, whose amino-acid sequence MSQAVMHAQGICLGYASGPVLQGFDLQLQAGEVVSILGPSGVGKSSLLRVLAGLQAPQDGSVQVLGEPLAGPHPRVAVAFQDPSLLPWLNLEKNVAFGLDFARQPHLSPDVRRQRVDHAIAAVGLEHARQQFPAQLSGGMAQRTALARCLARQPQVLLLDEPFGALDEVTRADMQHLLLKVNREQGSAAVLITHDIDEALLLSDRILLLGNRPARTLGEWHIDLPQPREEQVEAIGALRIEILKTLRQASRPQPNPIDQQEFSHVSG is encoded by the coding sequence ATGAGCCAGGCGGTAATGCACGCCCAGGGGATTTGCCTGGGCTATGCCAGCGGGCCGGTGTTGCAAGGGTTTGATTTGCAGCTGCAAGCGGGCGAAGTGGTGTCTATCCTCGGCCCCAGCGGCGTGGGTAAATCCAGCCTGCTACGGGTGCTGGCCGGTTTGCAGGCGCCCCAGGACGGCAGCGTGCAGGTGCTGGGCGAGCCGCTGGCCGGGCCGCATCCACGGGTGGCAGTGGCGTTTCAAGACCCCAGCCTGTTGCCCTGGCTGAACCTGGAAAAGAACGTCGCCTTTGGCCTGGATTTCGCCCGGCAGCCGCATTTAAGCCCTGACGTGCGCCGCCAGCGCGTCGACCACGCCATTGCAGCGGTCGGCCTGGAACATGCGCGTCAGCAATTCCCTGCGCAGTTGTCCGGCGGCATGGCCCAGCGCACTGCGTTGGCCCGTTGCCTGGCGCGCCAGCCGCAGGTGTTGCTGCTGGATGAGCCGTTCGGCGCGCTGGATGAAGTCACCCGCGCCGACATGCAGCACCTGCTGCTCAAGGTCAACCGCGAGCAAGGGTCGGCGGCGGTATTGATCACCCACGACATTGATGAAGCGCTGCTGTTGTCCGACCGCATCCTGCTACTGGGCAACCGCCCGGCGCGGACCTTGGGCGAATGGCACATCGATTTGCCACAACCTCGCGAAGAGCAGGTTGAAGCCATAGGCGCGTTGCGTATCGAAATTCTGAAAACCTTACGGCAGGCGAGCCGCCCTCAACCCAACCCCATTGACCAACAGGAGTTTTCACATGTGTCTGGATGA
- a CDS encoding ABC transporter permease: MNNGRIPGWWLGLSGLAGLLLLWWLGVKVFGEADGLSARFSLAATASSLWELLGRSELYLHIAVSLKRIFVGLFLALLVGVPLGLLVGSSRNLEAATTPAFQFLRMISPLSWMPIVVMLMGVGDQPIYFLLAFAAVWPIMLNTAAGVRQLDPRWLQLSKSLSATRWETLRRVIIPGVVGHVLTGVRLAIGILWIVLVPCEMLGVSAGLGYYILDTRDRLAYSELMAMVVVIGLLGFALDAFARWLHQRWVHAG, translated from the coding sequence TTGAACAACGGCAGAATCCCAGGCTGGTGGCTGGGGCTGAGTGGTTTGGCCGGCTTGCTGCTGCTGTGGTGGTTGGGCGTGAAAGTGTTTGGCGAGGCTGACGGCCTGTCGGCGCGCTTTTCGCTGGCGGCAACCGCAAGCAGCTTGTGGGAATTGCTTGGGCGCAGCGAGCTGTACCTGCACATCGCGGTGAGCCTGAAACGCATATTCGTTGGGCTGTTTCTGGCGCTGTTGGTGGGTGTGCCGTTGGGGCTGCTGGTGGGCAGTTCGCGCAACCTGGAGGCGGCCACCACACCGGCGTTTCAGTTTCTGCGCATGATTTCACCGCTGTCCTGGATGCCCATTGTGGTGATGCTGATGGGCGTGGGCGACCAGCCGATCTACTTCCTGCTGGCGTTTGCCGCGGTGTGGCCGATCATGCTCAACACCGCCGCCGGCGTACGCCAGTTGGACCCGCGTTGGTTACAGTTGAGTAAGAGCCTGAGTGCCACGCGCTGGGAAACCCTGCGACGGGTGATCATCCCTGGCGTGGTCGGGCATGTGCTGACCGGCGTGCGCCTGGCCATCGGCATTTTGTGGATTGTGCTGGTGCCGTGCGAGATGCTCGGGGTGAGCGCAGGGCTGGGGTATTACATCCTCGACACCCGTGACCGCCTGGCGTATTCGGAGTTGATGGCGATGGTGGTGGTGATCGGCTTGCTGGGGTTTGCGCTGGATGCGTTTGCGCGGTGGTTGCATCAGCGTTGGGTGCATGCTGGCTGA
- a CDS encoding acylase: MIISNRLSKACVAGLLLGLSLNASAREQVTQASADIRRTTFGVPHIRANDERGLGYGIGYAYAQDNLCLLANEVVTVNGERARFFGPDQATLEERNNLASDVFFNWLNTPQAVAAFWKAQTPQMQQRIEGYVAGYNRYLKEQGAPTQCHATWVRPLVVDDLVKLTRRLLVEGGVGQFAEALVGATPPQATASLPPSAKAFELAAANQQRFSLDRGSNAVAVGRDRSFNGRGMLLANPHFPWVGGMRFYEMHLTIPGQLDVMGAALPGLPVINIGFNQHVAWTHTVDTSKHFTLYRLTLDPKDSTRYLLDGKSIAMEQRAVKVQVKQPDGSLKEVTHTVYSSQFGPVVQWPGKLDWDSHYAFSLRDANLGNDRVLQQWYAMNRATSLKELQTSVHTLQGIPWVNTVAADDQGQSLYMNLSVVPNVSAVKLAQCSDPRAGLQMIMLDGAHSACAWDVDPRAAQPGIFAADQLPQLQRTDYVQHSNDSAWLANPKSPLTGFSPVISQDHIGLGTRARFAVQRLQSLEKQPIRVADLQNMVMDNEVYLAGQVMPDLLEYCAKHLGADAAALQSLCTSLKAWDQHANLDSGIGLVHFINLVEHLQQIPDAWRVPFDPAQPLTTPRGLAIDRIEVAKALREAMLVSSAEVNTLKATRWGDIQVSGQTPMHGGPQQLGIYNAMQTVPRADGKREVVSGTSYLQIVTFDDKGPQALGVLAFSESSNPASKHAKDQTQAFSEKKLRALPFTDAQIKADPHYQQQRIQE; the protein is encoded by the coding sequence GTGATTATTTCCAACCGGTTGTCCAAGGCGTGCGTCGCAGGGTTGTTACTGGGGCTGAGCCTGAACGCTTCAGCGCGTGAACAGGTGACACAGGCTTCTGCAGATATTCGTCGCACCACCTTCGGCGTGCCGCACATCCGCGCCAATGATGAGCGTGGCCTGGGCTACGGCATTGGTTACGCGTATGCACAAGACAACCTGTGCCTGCTGGCCAATGAAGTGGTCACGGTGAACGGCGAGCGCGCGCGGTTTTTCGGCCCGGACCAGGCGACCCTAGAAGAGCGCAACAACCTGGCCAGTGATGTGTTTTTCAACTGGCTGAATACGCCTCAGGCGGTTGCCGCATTCTGGAAGGCGCAGACCCCGCAGATGCAGCAGCGCATCGAAGGCTATGTCGCCGGCTACAACCGTTATCTGAAAGAGCAGGGCGCACCGACCCAGTGCCACGCCACGTGGGTGCGCCCGCTAGTGGTGGATGACCTGGTCAAGCTGACGCGCAGGCTGCTGGTGGAAGGCGGTGTTGGCCAATTCGCCGAAGCCCTGGTCGGCGCTACGCCGCCTCAAGCCACCGCCAGCCTGCCACCAAGCGCCAAAGCCTTTGAACTGGCCGCAGCCAATCAACAACGTTTCAGCCTCGACCGTGGCAGCAACGCCGTGGCCGTGGGCCGTGATCGTTCGTTTAATGGCCGTGGCATGCTGCTGGCCAACCCGCATTTTCCGTGGGTCGGTGGCATGCGTTTTTATGAGATGCACCTGACCATTCCCGGTCAACTGGACGTGATGGGCGCAGCCCTGCCGGGCTTGCCGGTGATCAATATCGGCTTCAACCAGCACGTGGCCTGGACCCACACGGTGGACACGTCCAAGCATTTCACGCTGTATCGGCTGACCCTCGACCCCAAGGATTCCACGCGTTATCTGCTGGACGGGAAATCCATCGCCATGGAGCAGCGTGCGGTGAAGGTCCAAGTCAAACAACCCGATGGCAGCCTCAAAGAGGTCACTCATACGGTTTACAGCTCGCAGTTCGGCCCGGTGGTGCAATGGCCCGGCAAACTCGACTGGGACAGTCACTACGCCTTCAGCCTGCGCGACGCCAACCTGGGTAACGACCGCGTGCTGCAACAGTGGTACGCGATGAACCGCGCCACCAGCCTTAAAGAACTGCAAACCTCGGTGCACACCCTGCAAGGCATACCGTGGGTCAATACCGTGGCCGCCGACGACCAGGGCCAGAGCCTCTACATGAACCTGTCGGTGGTGCCCAACGTCAGCGCCGTCAAACTGGCGCAATGCAGCGACCCACGCGCCGGCCTGCAAATGATCATGCTCGACGGCGCCCACAGCGCCTGCGCCTGGGATGTTGACCCGCGTGCAGCGCAACCTGGCATCTTCGCTGCCGACCAACTGCCGCAACTGCAACGCACCGACTACGTGCAACACTCCAACGACTCGGCGTGGCTGGCCAACCCCAAGTCGCCACTGACCGGCTTCTCCCCGGTGATCAGCCAGGACCACATCGGCCTCGGCACACGTGCACGTTTCGCCGTGCAGCGCCTGCAATCCCTGGAGAAGCAACCCATCAGGGTGGCCGACCTGCAAAACATGGTCATGGACAACGAGGTGTACCTTGCCGGCCAGGTCATGCCAGACCTGCTCGAGTATTGCGCCAAACACCTCGGCGCCGACGCCGCCGCGCTGCAATCGTTGTGTACCAGCCTGAAAGCCTGGGACCAGCACGCCAACCTCGACAGCGGCATCGGCCTGGTGCATTTCATTAACCTGGTCGAACACCTGCAACAAATCCCCGACGCCTGGCGCGTGCCTTTCGACCCGGCGCAGCCGTTGACCACACCCCGTGGCCTGGCCATCGACCGCATCGAGGTGGCCAAAGCCCTGCGCGAAGCCATGCTGGTCTCCAGCGCCGAGGTCAATACACTGAAGGCCACGCGCTGGGGTGACATCCAGGTCAGCGGCCAAACCCCCATGCACGGCGGCCCGCAACAACTGGGCATCTACAACGCCATGCAAACCGTGCCCCGCGCCGACGGCAAACGCGAAGTCGTCAGCGGCACCAGCTACCTGCAAATCGTCACCTTCGACGACAAAGGCCCCCAGGCACTGGGCGTGCTGGCCTTCTCCGAATCCAGCAACCCCGCATCCAAACACGCCAAGGACCAGACCCAAGCCTTCTCCGAGAAAAAGCTGCGCGCGCTGCCCTTCACCGACGCCCAGATCAAGGCCGACCCGCACTACCAGCAGCAACGCATCCAGGAGTAG
- a CDS encoding DUF6124 family protein → MFTQCIARWGIIHESSKEGEELSTSVFKVRTDVTSEDVLVNASEILASASVMANEQAFGSTGSRRLQIFGLAQLIENAQLLVDDALDKVSPTAADH, encoded by the coding sequence ATGTTCACTCAGTGCATTGCACGGTGGGGGATCATTCATGAAAGTAGCAAAGAGGGTGAAGAACTTTCCACCAGTGTTTTCAAAGTAAGGACTGATGTGACTTCAGAAGATGTTTTGGTCAATGCAAGTGAGATTTTGGCTTCGGCTTCGGTTATGGCTAATGAACAAGCGTTCGGATCAACTGGATCGCGGCGGCTTCAAATATTCGGGTTGGCGCAGTTGATTGAGAACGCGCAACTGCTCGTGGATGATGCGCTGGATAAAGTTAGTCCAACAGCCGCTGATCATTGA
- a CDS encoding SRPBCC family protein, whose translation MHAAEHSVRLERISQERFIQAPIEVIYDYVTQPDRWHEWHPTSLSADTGTSGSLPSGTRFTEIIDLLGVRVPMSYRVQIARRPSEFKTVFTSLAVDGSIHYFLQPHRGGTLFRRVLTYQTELQLATLHARMIELSGIALDQLKHRLENAAFV comes from the coding sequence ATGCACGCTGCCGAGCATTCGGTCCGCTTGGAGCGGATCAGTCAGGAGCGCTTCATCCAGGCACCTATCGAGGTCATCTACGACTACGTGACCCAGCCGGATCGCTGGCACGAGTGGCACCCCACCTCCCTGAGTGCCGACACCGGCACCAGCGGTTCACTGCCGTCCGGTACACGCTTTACCGAAATTATCGATTTGTTGGGTGTGCGCGTGCCCATGAGCTATCGCGTACAGATCGCCCGCCGCCCCAGTGAATTCAAGACCGTGTTCACCTCCCTCGCAGTAGACGGCTCTATTCACTACTTCCTGCAACCCCACCGGGGCGGTACGCTGTTCAGACGGGTGCTGACCTACCAGACCGAATTGCAACTGGCCACCTTGCACGCGCGCATGATCGAGCTGTCGGGCATTGCGCTGGACCAGCTCAAGCATCGGCTGGAAAACGCGGCCTTCGTATAA